The Symphalangus syndactylus isolate Jambi chromosome 6, NHGRI_mSymSyn1-v2.1_pri, whole genome shotgun sequence genome contains the following window.
ggtcttgaactcctaacctcaggtgatccgcccgcctccttAAATCTTAACCTCACTGTTTACCATGGGTTTAGCTTACTTAAACTCTGAAAAAATGGGAGTAAGAATTTGTACTGGGTTGTTGAGAGGATAAAGCGCAAAAGCCTCGGGGACTTTGCACCTATGGTTTTCTATGCCTAAAGTGTTCTTTGTTGCCCGTCTACACACAGCCCACCCACTCACTAAAACCATACCTTCCCTCACTGTGGCATTCCTaggacctagcacagtgcctgatgtATAATAAGCACTCAGTTAATATTGGCTGGATGcaaaatgaataatataaataaGCTGAATAACATGAAATAGGCcgaacacggtggctcacgcctgtaatcccaacactttgggaggccaaggagggtggatcacctgaggtcaggagttcgagaccagcctggcaaacctgGTGaacccccatttctactaaaaatacaaaattagctgggcatggtggcacgtgcctgtaatcccagctacttgggaggctgaggcaggagaattgcttgaacctgggaggtggaggttgcagcgagccaagatcacgccactgcactccagcctgggcaacaggagcgaaactctgtctcaaaaaaaagttagtttAATAACATGAGATAACTTTTTAAACTGTTAAGAGCTGTACTACTAATAATTACTCTCCCAGATAGTGGCTCTCCCTCATCTCCTATATCCCCTGTATTACCCTCTGTTAAAAGCCAAAATTAagtaggcatggtggctcacgcctctaatcttagaattttgggaagctgacatgagccaaggagtttgagaacagcctaggcaacatagtgagaccccatctctacaaaaatgttttatattagccaggcttggtggcatgtgcctgaatcccagctcctcaggaggctgaggtaggaggattatttgagcccagggtgttgaggctgcagtgagctatgatcacaccactgcgctccagcctggtcaacagagcaagaccctgtctcaaataaataaatgaataaataggggGGAAAGCACCAATTTTGTAATTGCCTCTGTCCTCAGGTGGGGGCTCCTCAAGGGCCCTCCCCAGGAAGTGTTCCTCTGGATGACCTACCTGGGGCAGAGGAGCCAGAATAAGGAAGAGATGGCTGTGGTGGGGAGAGACAGTCCTGTGTCTTCCCCACCCAGTGCAGTCCCTGGAAGAAGAATGCCTGCTGCACGGCCAACACCAGCCAGGAGCTGCACAAGGACACCTCCCGCCTGTACAACTTTAACTGGGATCACTGTGGTAAGATGGAGCCTGCCTGCAAGCACCACTTTATCCAGGACAACTGTCTCTATGAGTGCTCACCCAACCTGGGGCCGTGGATCCGGCAGGTATGAGTGCTGTTCCCACAAACAGTAACCTCAGCAGAGGGCAGAGCCTGCCAGTCGCTGGCAGCGAGGGCTTGGTCCAGGAATTCAGGTCTGAGGGTGGTAGATGCCCTGCCCCCTCCCACAGCTCTGGTCCCCTTCAAGGATAAAGCTGCTGAGATACATGGCTGACAGGAGCGTTCCATCTCTCCCCACTCAGGTCAACCAGAGCTGGCGCAAAGAGCGCATCCTGAATGTGCCCCTGTGCAAAGAGGACTGTGAGCGCTGGTGGGAGGACTGTCGCACCTCCTACACCTGCAAAAGCAACTGGCAGAAAGGCTGGAATTGGACCTCGGGTGAGGGCCAGAGAAGATGAGATGAGGAGTGGGAGTGGGGCTTTGGGGTTGAGAGGGATGCGGTCTGGCCCAGAAGCTAAGGGTCTTATGTTCTGCTCCCTCAGGGACTAATGAGTGTCCGGCCGGGGCCCTCTGCCGCACCTTTGAGTCCTACTTCCCCACTCCAGCTGCCCTTTGTGAAGGCCTCTGGAGCCACTCCTTCAAGGTCAGCAACTATAGTCGAGGGAGTGGCCGCTGCATCCAGATGTGGTTTGACTCAGCCCAGGGCAACCCCAATGAGGAGGTGGCCAAGTTCTATGCTGCGGCCATGAATGCTGGGGCCCCGTCTCGTGGGATTATTGGTTCCTGATCCAAGAAGGGTCCTCTGGGGTTCTTCCGACAACCTATTCTAATAGACAAATCCACATGTGTCTTGTGTC
Protein-coding sequences here:
- the FOLR3 gene encoding folate receptor gamma produces the protein MHMAWQMMQLLLLALVIAAGSAQPRSARARTDLLNVCMNAKHHKTQPSPEDKLYGQCSPWKKNACCTANTSQELHKDTSRLYNFNWDHCGKMEPACKHHFIQDNCLYECSPNLGPWIRQVNQSWRKERILNVPLCKEDCERWWEDCRTSYTCKSNWQKGWNWTSGTNECPAGALCRTFESYFPTPAALCEGLWSHSFKVSNYSRGSGRCIQMWFDSAQGNPNEEVAKFYAAAMNAGAPSRGIIGS